The Kribbella shirazensis genomic interval ACGCAGCTCCCCCGCGGCTCGCCGGTGCTCCTCCGGGAGGGACGGGTCGAGCTCGAGGGCTGCTGCGCGCAACGCGATCAGACTGAGCTCGTGGCCGACCGAGTCGTGCATGTCCTCCGCGATCCTGGACCGCTCCCGCAGGCGTTCCCGGTCGATCTCCATCTGCTGCTCACGTTCGATGCGCTCAGCACGCTCCCAGCCCGCTGTGGTCAGCAGGACCTGCTGCGCCCGGTAGCGCCCCATCAGCCACGGCAGCACGACCAGTAGTAGGGCAAGGAGCAGCATCAGCAGCCAGGTCAGGACCGCCTCGGTCGCCTGCGATCCCCTGCGCACGGTCAGCGCGAGGATCAGCATCCCGACGAACGACCAGCTGCACAGCAGAACGAAGTACTTGAGCTGTGTCTCCCGGCGGCCTGCCAGGTAGCTGAACAGGCTCAGCGCCGGCACCAGCGCGATCTGCACGCCGTTCGTCGTACCGAGGGCGAACACGAGGATGACGATCTCCGTCCACGCCACCACGCCACCACGCGGCCAGCGGCCACCTGCGGCGGCCGAAGACGGCGGCGGCCAGTACGGCGAGGCATACCAGCCAGAACCAGTACGGGTCCTGCCGCGCGCCGCTCTCGGCGATCACGAGGAAGCTCAGTGCGCCCCACAGACCCACATCCCACAGGCGCCGCCACTTCATGCCGTAGACGCTACACAGTCGCGCCGCGTTCGCCGTACTGCCGAAAGTCAGGTCTCTGCGTCGATCAGCTCGAAAGGTACGTAGGACAGGTTCGGTACCTGTTCGCCGCGCAGCTGTGCCAGTAGTAGGTCCACGGCGCGGCGGCCCATCTCGGTCTGGTTCTGGCGGACATGCAGGTACGGCGGGCCGCCGATGGAGTCACCTGGTGAGTCGAAGCAGGCCACCACGCGGTCGCCGAGCACCCGGTCCACCATGCGGGCCAGGTTGTACTCACAGGCGAAGTACGCCGTCACCTCGGGCCGCCTGTCGCGGAAGGCGCGGATGGTGGCCATGTCCGCCCGCACGCTCTCGGTGGTCGTCGAACCGGGCAGTGTGCTGCGCAGGTCGGTCAGCTCGTACGGCTGGCCCCGCTCTCCGAACGCAGCGCGGAAGCCGTCGAGCCGTTCCTCGATCGAGGAGGTGTTGACCGGTGGCGGCGAGACGAAGGCGATGTGCTCGTGTCCCTGCTCCAGCAGCCGGGCGGTGAGTGCGCGCGCAGCAGCCACGTTGTCGGTGTGTACCGCGGCCACAGGGATGCCGGACAGGTGGCGGTCGACCAGTACCACCGGGAACCCGTCGAGCACCTGCCGGAGCAGGCTGGCGTTGTAGAAGTCGCCGTGCACCGGGAACACGATCAGGCCGTCCACAGCGGTGACGAGCGAGTCGACAGCCTTCTCCTCGTCGGTCTGGCGGCCGTGCGTACGCCGTACCACCAGGTGGGCGCCGTACTCCGCGCAGCGTTCCTCGATCGCGTTCAGCAGGTCGAGACCGTACGCCTCGGACATATCAGGCACGACCAGCGCGATCGACCGGGCCTCGCGGCGCCGGGTCGGGCGGAGCGGGACGGTCAGCTCGGTGAGGTCGGGCAGGCGCCGTACGACGAACGTGCCCTTGCCGCGGACGCGCTCGACCAGGCCCGCCTCCCGCAGTACCTCCAAGGCACGCTTGGACGTGATCCGGCTGACCGCGAACTGGGTTGCCAACTCCATCTCGGACGGCACCCGGTCCCCCGGCCGGAGCGCGCCACGGCGGAGCTGCTCCAGGACGTGCGCACAGATCCGCTCGTACAGCAGTGTCACGACTTCGGTCACCTCACCTGTCAGTTGACATATCAAATCACCTGCGGCGGGACGGCTCGCAAGCCGCGCGGTCCGGGAGAGTTCTGGTACAAGTCCGGTTCAGGTCCTGGTGAGGGCGTCGTGGGGCTGACAGCATTCCGCCATGACCCGCTCGTCAGACACCCTCAGCGCCACCGAGCTCGGCGTGCCCGTGTTCGCCGCTCGGCCGGTCGCGCTCGTCGGCGTCGTCGTCGGGGCGGTCCTGACCGCGCTGTCCGGCCGCTACGGTTACCACCGCGACGAGCTGTACTTCCTGGTCGCCGGGCGGCACCTCGACTGGGGGTACGTCGACCAGCCGCCGCTGACTCCGTTCATCGCGCGACTGTCGACCACGATCTTCGGCGACACGGTGATGGGGTTGCGGGTGCTGTCGACGCTCAGCACCGTCGCGACGGTCATCGTCGTCGCGTTGATCGCCCGCGAGTTCGGCAGCGACCGGCGTGGTCAGGTCCTCGCGGCGGTCTGCGCCGCGGTATCCGGGTTCGTGCTCGGCGTCGGGCACATGGTGTCCACGGCGACGTACGACTTGCTGGCGTGGATGCTGATCGGTCTGCTCGCGGTGAGGCTGCTGCGGACGCGGGACGGGCGCTGGTGGCTTGCTCTCGGGCTGACGGCCGGGATCGCGTTGGAGAACAAGTACCTGGTCGTCCTGCCGATCGGCGCGCTGTTGCTGTCGTTGCTGATCGTCGGTCCCCGGAGTGTTCTGCGATCGTGGTGGCTGCTCGCCGGGATGGCGGTGGCCGGCTTGATCGCCTTGCCGAACGTGCTGTGGCAGTTCCAGCACGACTGGCCACAGCTAACGGTCGCCGGCGGTATCAGCGAGGACGACGGCACCGAGAACCGGATCATGTTCGTCCCCCTCCAGCTCGTCCAGCTGTCGCCGTTCCTGGTGCCGGTCTGGATTGCGGGCTTCCGCCGGATCTGGCGTTCGTTGCCGTGGGCCCGTTCTGTTGCGCTCGCTTATCCGGTGCTGTGCGTCGTCGTCCTCGCGGTCGGCGGGAAGTCGTACTACGCCCTCCCGCTGCTGCTCGTCCTGGTCGCGGCCGGTGCCGAGCCGACGCTCCGGTGGGTCGATCGTCATCGCCGGCAGGCCGCTGCCGGTCTGATCCTGACCGCGGTGACGTCCGCCGTCTTCAC includes:
- a CDS encoding ArnT family glycosyltransferase: MTRSSDTLSATELGVPVFAARPVALVGVVVGAVLTALSGRYGYHRDELYFLVAGRHLDWGYVDQPPLTPFIARLSTTIFGDTVMGLRVLSTLSTVATVIVVALIAREFGSDRRGQVLAAVCAAVSGFVLGVGHMVSTATYDLLAWMLIGLLAVRLLRTRDGRWWLALGLTAGIALENKYLVVLPIGALLLSLLIVGPRSVLRSWWLLAGMAVAGLIALPNVLWQFQHDWPQLTVAGGISEDDGTENRIMFVPLQLVQLSPFLVPVWIAGFRRIWRSLPWARSVALAYPVLCVVVLAVGGKSYYALPLLLVLVAAGAEPTLRWVDRHRRQAAAGLILTAVTSAVFTLPVLPASAADAVIPVNKEQGEQIGWPEFAAAVAGAWEQIPASERSTATIFTGNYGEAGALVRYGPSHGLPMPYSAHMSFWQWDRPPDTNTGPVLLVEIERTPIFESHFRDCTQVGTVDSIVSNDEDGTALVLCSGPAEPWSMVWPKIRRFY
- a CDS encoding GntR family transcriptional regulator translates to MTEVVTLLYERICAHVLEQLRRGALRPGDRVPSEMELATQFAVSRITSKRALEVLREAGLVERVRGKGTFVVRRLPDLTELTVPLRPTRRREARSIALVVPDMSEAYGLDLLNAIEERCAEYGAHLVVRRTHGRQTDEEKAVDSLVTAVDGLIVFPVHGDFYNASLLRQVLDGFPVVLVDRHLSGIPVAAVHTDNVAAARALTARLLEQGHEHIAFVSPPPVNTSSIEERLDGFRAAFGERGQPYELTDLRSTLPGSTTTESVRADMATIRAFRDRRPEVTAYFACEYNLARMVDRVLGDRVVACFDSPGDSIGGPPYLHVRQNQTEMGRRAVDLLLAQLRGEQVPNLSYVPFELIDAET